One Chordicoccus furentiruminis DNA window includes the following coding sequences:
- the rpmH gene encoding 50S ribosomal protein L34: MAGKMTFQPKKLSHKRVHGFRKRMATAGGRKVLAARRAKGRKVLSA, translated from the coding sequence ATGGCAGGGAAAATGACTTTCCAACCAAAGAAGCTTTCTCATAAAAGAGTACATGGCTTCCGTAAGAGAATGGCAACGGCCGGCGGCAGAAAGGTTCTGGCAGCCAGAAGAGCGAAAGGAAGAAAAGTACTCTCCGCGTGA
- the rnpA gene encoding ribonuclease P protein component encodes MMKMTGMKKSADFSRVYHEGKSRADRNLVLYAAERGDGDGLFGVSVSKKVGNSVVRHRIKRRLKEIVRLNSERFPKGYDLVVIARMHAASSDYAGLEHSMLKLAAALLPEKEETCLRES; translated from the coding sequence ATGATGAAAATGACCGGTATGAAGAAGAGTGCGGATTTTTCCCGAGTTTATCATGAAGGAAAATCCAGGGCCGACCGGAATCTTGTTCTGTATGCAGCGGAACGGGGGGACGGTGACGGCCTTTTTGGCGTTTCAGTTTCGAAAAAGGTAGGAAACAGCGTGGTCAGGCACCGGATCAAACGAAGACTGAAGGAAATCGTACGACTGAACAGCGAAAGGTTTCCGAAAGGATACGATCTGGTCGTCATTGCCCGCATGCATGCCGCCTCGTCCGATTATGCCGGGCTGGAGCATTCCATGCTGAAGCTCGCGGCGGCTCTGCTACCGGAGAAAGAAGAGACATGCTTAAGAGAATCATGA
- the yidD gene encoding membrane protein insertion efficiency factor YidD, with the protein MLKRIMIRAIRFYQKHISPYKGYRCPYTPSCSQYGLEAIERYGPLKGGLLALWRILRCNPFSHGGYDPVP; encoded by the coding sequence ATGCTTAAGAGAATCATGATCAGGGCGATCCGCTTTTATCAGAAGCACATTTCCCCGTACAAGGGATATCGGTGCCCTTATACGCCGTCCTGTTCCCAGTATGGTCTTGAGGCAATAGAGCGCTACGGACCGCTGAAGGGCGGTCTTCTTGCGCTTTGGAGAATCCTGCGGTGCAATCCGTTTTCTCACGGGGGATATGATCCCGTGCCCTGA
- a CDS encoding YidC/Oxa1 family membrane protein insertase: MTEILTKSSMPIIKWVAEVLGLLMNGIYFVLSRIGITNVGLAIILFTIILLMAMMPLQIKQQRFSKLTGLMQPEIQRIQNKYKNKKDQVSQQKMMDETNAVYAKYGVSPTGSCVQLLIQMPALFALYQVIYKIPGYITIIGNKIGAIASDSAFVDALSKFVKAENNSTLTRNFSSGAKANVIDTVYGLTTKQWDAFLKEAGNQFPTLEGIHRYVKRATSFAGLNISDSPFDIIKNAWTDRQGLWILLIVAALLFPILAWFTQWLNYKLMPQPAQQNGDAASSTMTQTMNSMNNFMPIMSAFFCLTLPTGVGIYWIMSAVVRSVQQFFINKKLDSESEEDIIRAAQEKNNRKREKQGLPPQKITSAAHVSTRSFEVKDAEKTARNNRAEGLTSSSQESGRTARPGSLAAKANMVKTFDEQHNKKR; encoded by the coding sequence GTGACAGAGATTCTGACCAAGAGTTCCATGCCCATCATCAAATGGGTGGCTGAGGTGCTGGGATTGCTCATGAACGGCATCTATTTTGTCCTCAGCCGGATCGGTATCACAAATGTCGGCCTGGCGATCATTCTGTTTACCATCATTCTTTTGATGGCGATGATGCCGCTTCAGATCAAACAGCAGCGCTTCTCGAAGCTGACAGGCCTGATGCAGCCGGAAATCCAGCGTATCCAGAACAAGTACAAGAATAAAAAGGACCAGGTTTCCCAGCAGAAAATGATGGATGAAACCAATGCGGTTTATGCCAAATACGGCGTATCTCCGACGGGATCCTGCGTTCAGCTTCTGATTCAGATGCCGGCCCTGTTTGCCTTGTACCAGGTTATTTACAAGATTCCAGGCTACATCACCATCATCGGCAATAAGATCGGAGCCATCGCTTCGGACAGCGCATTTGTCGACGCACTGAGCAAATTTGTCAAGGCGGAGAACAACTCCACTCTGACGAGAAATTTCAGCAGCGGCGCGAAGGCAAACGTGATCGATACCGTATATGGGCTGACGACAAAGCAGTGGGATGCATTTCTTAAAGAAGCGGGAAATCAGTTTCCGACTCTGGAGGGCATTCACCGTTATGTCAAGCGGGCTACATCCTTTGCAGGACTCAATATTTCTGATTCGCCGTTCGACATCATCAAGAATGCCTGGACGGACCGTCAGGGACTCTGGATTCTGCTGATTGTCGCGGCGCTTCTTTTTCCGATTCTGGCCTGGTTCACCCAGTGGCTTAACTATAAGCTGATGCCGCAGCCGGCACAGCAGAACGGGGATGCGGCCAGCAGTACCATGACGCAGACCATGAATTCGATGAATAACTTTATGCCGATCATGTCCGCGTTTTTCTGCCTGACGCTTCCGACCGGTGTCGGTATCTACTGGATTATGTCCGCTGTGGTCCGCTCTGTACAGCAGTTTTTTATCAACAAAAAGCTGGATTCCGAGAGCGAGGAGGATATCATCCGGGCAGCTCAGGAAAAGAACAACAGGAAACGGGAGAAGCAGGGACTTCCGCCTCAGAAAATTACCAGTGCAGCTCATGTTTCCACACGCAGCTTCGAAGTGAAGGATGCGGAAAAGACGGCGCGGAATAATCGGGCGGAAGGCCTTACATCCTCATCGCAGGAAAGCGGCCGCACAGCCCGTCCGGGATCCCTTGCAGCCAAGGCAAATATGGTTAAAACGTTCGATGAACAGCACAATAAGAAACGCTGA
- the jag gene encoding RNA-binding cell elongation regulator Jag/EloR has translation MEYRTYQARTVDEAITQACLALGVTSDRLEYDVTQEPTNGFLGIGSKPAVIRARVRSEQELQKEKTAIERAEEADQKAGVRKAAASVEEERNPSSEKERQAVVTSDEIEKRAAAAAARAKAEGTEESVPVRRERRENERGGRRDSRGRRPDRERRDQTAKREVRRRGEETPVLPHEPSKPKPERVVKPRSEEEAAELTKTAEDFLHSVFDAMHIKAELHVEYDQTEGAVNCMFSGEEMGILIGKRGQTLDSLQYLTSLVVNRRTDDYVRVKLDTEDYRNRRAETLNNLARNIAYKVKRTHEAVALEPMNPYERRIIHSALQGNRFVETYSEGEEPYRHVVVAPKRHE, from the coding sequence ATGGAGTATCGTACATACCAGGCCAGAACGGTTGACGAAGCGATCACGCAGGCTTGTCTGGCACTCGGAGTCACATCGGACCGTCTGGAATATGATGTCACGCAGGAACCGACGAATGGCTTTCTCGGGATCGGAAGCAAGCCGGCTGTAATTCGTGCGAGAGTTCGTTCGGAGCAGGAGCTTCAGAAGGAGAAAACGGCAATCGAACGCGCGGAAGAGGCCGATCAGAAAGCCGGCGTACGCAAGGCTGCGGCTTCGGTCGAAGAGGAACGCAATCCTTCCTCTGAGAAAGAACGGCAGGCGGTTGTCACAAGCGACGAAATCGAGAAAAGGGCGGCTGCGGCAGCCGCCAGGGCGAAGGCGGAAGGAACGGAAGAGTCCGTTCCGGTCAGAAGAGAACGAAGAGAAAATGAGCGCGGAGGAAGAAGAGACAGCCGGGGACGCCGGCCCGATCGTGAGCGCAGGGACCAGACAGCAAAAAGAGAAGTGCGGCGCCGCGGAGAGGAGACCCCGGTCCTTCCCCATGAACCGTCGAAGCCAAAGCCGGAGCGAGTCGTCAAACCGAGAAGCGAGGAGGAAGCGGCGGAACTGACAAAGACAGCGGAGGATTTTCTTCACAGTGTCTTTGATGCGATGCATATCAAGGCAGAACTTCATGTGGAATATGACCAGACGGAAGGAGCCGTCAACTGCATGTTCTCCGGCGAGGAGATGGGGATTCTGATCGGGAAGAGAGGACAGACACTTGATTCCCTTCAGTATCTGACCAGCCTTGTTGTCAACCGCAGGACCGACGACTATGTTCGCGTGAAGCTTGATACGGAAGACTACCGAAACCGCAGAGCGGAAACGCTGAACAATCTGGCGAGAAATATTGCGTACAAGGTCAAACGGACACATGAGGCGGTGGCGCTTGAACCGATGAATCCATATGAGAGAAGAATCATCCACTCTGCGCTGCAGGGAAACCGCTTTGTTGAAACCTACAGTGAAGGTGAGGAGCCGTACCGGCACGTTGTGGTCGCGCCAAAAAGACATGAATGA
- the mnmE gene encoding tRNA uridine-5-carboxymethylaminomethyl(34) synthesis GTPase MnmE, which produces MNETITAIASGMTASGIGIIRISGPEAFAVLGRIFRTKGQEDVSRFPANTIHYGWICESDGRAVDECLVMIMRGPHTYTTEDTVEIDCHGGPFVMQKILSLVIRSGARPAEPGEFTKRAYLGGRIDLSEAEAVMDLIRARSDEALNSSLMQLSGSVRSTISELRTVILNEVAYIEAALDDPEHYDLSGYGTALSQHLTPVREKLRSLSATFREGRLVREGILTVILGKPNAGKSSLLNAITGKDRAIVTDIEGTTRDTLEEQVELGGITLRMIDTAGIRDARDQIEKIGIGRARTYAANADLILAVFDSARPLDQNDEDILSLIRGKKAVVLLNKSDLPPVVSEGDIARRTDAPVIRISAQRREGIEELEETIRRMFFSGHLNFNEETVITNARHKEAIDRAEKSLELVEQSIEEGMPEDFYSIDLMDAYGALSEVIGEEVSDDLVNTIFSKFCMGK; this is translated from the coding sequence ATGAATGAAACCATTACCGCCATCGCAAGCGGCATGACAGCTTCGGGCATCGGAATCATCCGGATTTCGGGGCCTGAAGCTTTCGCTGTACTTGGGCGTATCTTTCGAACAAAAGGGCAGGAGGATGTGAGCCGTTTTCCTGCCAATACGATTCACTACGGATGGATCTGCGAATCTGACGGACGAGCGGTGGACGAATGTCTCGTCATGATTATGAGAGGGCCGCATACTTATACTACCGAGGATACAGTTGAAATCGACTGTCACGGCGGACCTTTTGTGATGCAGAAAATACTGTCACTCGTTATACGATCCGGCGCACGGCCGGCCGAACCGGGTGAATTTACAAAACGGGCGTATCTCGGCGGGAGAATCGATCTCTCTGAAGCGGAAGCGGTCATGGATCTGATACGGGCGCGCAGCGATGAAGCGCTGAACAGCTCCTTGATGCAGCTGTCAGGTTCCGTACGCAGCACCATTTCAGAACTCCGGACGGTGATTCTCAATGAAGTTGCCTACATTGAAGCCGCGCTTGATGATCCGGAACATTACGATCTTTCAGGCTACGGTACTGCGCTGAGCCAGCATTTAACACCCGTAAGGGAAAAGCTCCGCTCTTTGTCAGCAACCTTCCGTGAGGGAAGACTCGTCCGGGAAGGCATCCTGACCGTCATTCTCGGAAAACCGAATGCGGGCAAATCCTCTCTGCTCAATGCCATCACAGGGAAAGACAGAGCGATTGTGACCGACATCGAAGGGACTACGAGAGATACGCTCGAAGAGCAGGTGGAGCTTGGGGGCATTACGCTGCGCATGATCGATACCGCCGGTATTCGGGATGCAAGGGATCAGATTGAAAAGATCGGAATTGGCCGTGCACGTACATATGCCGCAAATGCGGATCTGATTCTGGCTGTATTTGATTCTGCGAGGCCTCTTGATCAGAACGACGAGGACATTCTCAGTCTGATCCGCGGGAAAAAGGCCGTTGTACTGCTTAACAAATCGGATCTTCCTCCGGTTGTTTCGGAGGGGGACATTGCCCGGCGTACGGACGCGCCGGTGATCCGCATCTCAGCGCAGCGCCGGGAAGGAATTGAAGAACTGGAGGAAACAATCCGACGGATGTTCTTCAGCGGCCATCTGAATTTTAATGAGGAAACCGTTATCACCAATGCCCGTCATAAAGAGGCGATCGATCGGGCGGAGAAAAGTCTGGAACTGGTGGAACAAAGTATCGAGGAGGGCATGCCAGAGGATTTTTATTCCATTGATCTGATGGATGCATACGGTGCGCTGAGTGAAGTGATCGGTGAAGAAGTCAGTGATGATCTCGTCAATACCATCTTTTCCAAATTCTGTATGGGAAAATAA
- the mnmG gene encoding tRNA uridine-5-carboxymethylaminomethyl(34) synthesis enzyme MnmG: MAAITEHFDVVVVGAGHAGCEAALACARLNLETILYTVSVESIALMPCNPNIGGSSKGHLVRELDALGGEMGKVIDRTFIQSRMLNRSKGPAVHSLRAQADKAAYTMAMRHVVENQPHLTVRQQEVTEIMTTEDLNRNPDLADRYQNFIKDSDNKQNSIKNNKLFTETTIKDGRIVDNSPQIIGIRTISGAVCFAKAVILCTGVYLKARCIYGETSSATGPNGLLAANHLSDSLRAHGIRLVRFKTGTPARIDGRTIDFSKCERQDGDRPVIPFSFSTDPEDVQIEQQPCWLTYTNEETHRIIRDNIDRSPLYGGVIHATGPRYCPSIEDKVMKFPDKTRHQVFIEPEGSYTNEMYIDGMSSSMPEDVQFAMYRTVPGLEHAQIVRNAYAIEYDCLAPRQLRSSLEFRSIRGLFSGGQFNGSSGYEEAAAQGLMAGINASQYVHGRSPLVLLRSEAYIGVLIDDLVTKENFEPYRMMTSRAEYRLLLRQDNADLRLRKYGHLVGLISDEEMRKTSRKEEMIRSEISRVESVNIGTGEAVQKLLISLGSTPLESGAKLAELIRRPELTYDKLSPIDPDRQDLPDAVREQVNIEIKYHGYIERQKRQVEQFRKTEGRHIPSDINYDDVSGLRIEARQKLKAFHPENVGQAGRIAGINPADVSVLLVYLKQKEFLKEQRENSDHQEKLKSERFHDSEK, from the coding sequence ATGGCGGCTATTACGGAGCATTTTGATGTTGTCGTTGTAGGCGCGGGGCACGCGGGATGCGAGGCGGCGCTTGCCTGCGCCAGACTGAATCTGGAGACAATCCTTTATACGGTAAGTGTGGAATCCATAGCTCTTATGCCATGCAATCCGAATATCGGAGGTAGTTCCAAGGGACATCTTGTTCGTGAGCTGGACGCGCTTGGCGGAGAGATGGGCAAGGTCATCGACCGTACGTTTATTCAGTCACGTATGCTGAATCGTTCCAAGGGACCTGCGGTTCATTCACTTCGTGCTCAGGCGGATAAGGCCGCCTATACGATGGCGATGCGGCATGTGGTAGAAAATCAGCCGCATCTGACTGTCAGACAACAGGAAGTAACAGAAATTATGACAACAGAAGATCTGAATCGTAATCCTGATCTGGCTGATCGTTATCAAAACTTCATAAAAGATTCAGATAATAAACAAAATTCGATCAAAAATAATAAGTTATTCACAGAAACCACAATAAAAGACGGCCGGATTGTGGATAACTCACCGCAAATCATCGGAATTCGTACGATATCCGGTGCTGTCTGCTTTGCAAAGGCTGTTATTCTTTGTACAGGCGTCTACCTGAAGGCGCGGTGCATTTATGGAGAAACGAGCAGCGCAACCGGTCCGAACGGTCTGCTGGCCGCCAATCATCTGTCGGATTCACTGCGCGCGCATGGCATCAGGCTGGTTCGTTTCAAGACCGGAACTCCGGCAAGGATCGACGGGCGCACAATCGACTTCTCGAAATGTGAGAGGCAGGATGGTGATCGACCGGTCATTCCGTTTTCTTTTTCAACAGATCCTGAAGATGTTCAGATTGAGCAGCAGCCCTGCTGGCTGACTTATACGAATGAAGAGACCCATCGAATCATCCGGGACAATATTGACCGGTCTCCTCTGTATGGCGGAGTGATTCATGCGACCGGACCCCGCTATTGTCCTTCCATCGAGGATAAGGTGATGAAGTTTCCGGATAAAACGAGACATCAGGTTTTCATCGAGCCGGAAGGGTCCTACACAAATGAAATGTATATCGATGGCATGTCGAGTTCGATGCCGGAGGATGTTCAGTTCGCGATGTACCGCACTGTACCCGGGCTTGAGCATGCTCAGATCGTACGAAACGCGTATGCCATTGAATATGACTGTCTGGCGCCCAGACAGTTGCGAAGTTCTCTTGAATTTCGTTCCATCAGGGGCCTGTTTTCCGGTGGCCAGTTTAACGGGAGCTCGGGATACGAGGAAGCGGCTGCTCAGGGGCTGATGGCCGGAATCAATGCGTCGCAGTATGTGCACGGCAGAAGTCCGCTGGTCCTTCTTCGATCGGAAGCCTATATCGGTGTGCTGATCGACGATCTGGTCACAAAGGAGAATTTTGAACCTTATCGGATGATGACGAGCCGCGCGGAGTATCGCCTTCTGCTCCGACAGGATAATGCGGATCTCAGGCTTCGAAAATACGGGCATCTTGTCGGACTCATCTCTGACGAAGAAATGCGGAAGACAAGCAGAAAAGAGGAGATGATCCGATCTGAAATCAGTCGTGTGGAATCAGTGAATATCGGAACCGGAGAAGCTGTACAGAAGCTGCTTATATCCCTTGGAAGCACACCACTGGAATCCGGCGCTAAGCTGGCGGAACTGATCCGAAGACCGGAACTGACGTATGACAAGCTTTCTCCGATTGATCCGGATCGGCAGGATCTTCCGGATGCCGTGCGGGAACAGGTGAACATTGAGATTAAGTATCATGGGTATATTGAAAGACAGAAGCGCCAGGTAGAGCAGTTCAGAAAAACGGAAGGCCGCCATATTCCTTCTGATATTAATTACGATGATGTATCAGGGCTTCGAATTGAGGCACGACAGAAACTTAAAGCCTTTCATCCGGAAAATGTCGGGCAGGCAGGCCGGATCGCCGGAATCAATCCCGCGGATGTCTCTGTACTGCTGGTTTATCTGAAGCAGAAGGAATTTCTGAAAGAGCAGAGAGAAAATTCGGATCATCAGGAAAAGCTGAAATCTGAAAGATTCCATGATTCAGAGAAGTGA
- the rsmG gene encoding 16S rRNA (guanine(527)-N(7))-methyltransferase RsmG, which translates to MQWNDPEKVQSDQNMTANAKKNRAEYGVDRPALVTTEIKRMTEADRIKNELKNVLQLSLTDEQAEQLDTFYKMICEKNKVMNLTRITDFEDALKKHIADSLSLVRAAELPGDVHSVLDMGSGAGFPGMPVKIVWPDLNVTMMDSVGKKMAFIDTVIQTLHLTDVRAVHARAEEAARKTAYREHFDLCLSRAVANLATLSEYCLPFVRIGGRFAAYKAADSDQEIQRSEKAIRALGGEIEEVRDFDLYDLKRRIIVIRKIKPTSGIYPRKAGTPSREPIQ; encoded by the coding sequence ATGCAATGGAATGATCCTGAAAAGGTGCAGTCTGATCAGAACATGACGGCAAATGCAAAGAAAAATCGTGCTGAATACGGCGTTGACAGACCGGCCCTGGTTACTACGGAGATTAAGAGAATGACTGAAGCGGATAGAATCAAAAATGAACTGAAAAATGTCCTGCAATTGTCTCTGACCGATGAACAGGCTGAACAATTGGACACATTTTATAAGATGATCTGTGAAAAGAATAAAGTCATGAATCTGACGAGAATTACGGACTTTGAAGATGCTCTCAAAAAGCATATTGCAGACAGCCTGTCACTGGTTCGTGCTGCGGAGCTTCCGGGCGACGTTCATTCCGTTCTCGATATGGGAAGCGGAGCAGGATTTCCGGGAATGCCTGTCAAGATTGTATGGCCAGATCTTAATGTGACGATGATGGATTCGGTAGGCAAAAAAATGGCATTTATAGACACCGTGATTCAGACCCTTCATCTGACCGATGTGAGGGCTGTTCATGCCAGAGCGGAAGAAGCAGCTCGAAAAACGGCATATCGTGAACATTTTGATTTGTGCTTATCCAGAGCAGTAGCGAACCTTGCAACGCTTTCCGAGTACTGTCTGCCTTTTGTCCGTATCGGCGGCCGTTTTGCAGCATATAAAGCCGCTGATTCAGATCAGGAAATACAGCGTTCGGAAAAAGCAATCCGCGCTCTCGGAGGTGAAATCGAAGAGGTAAGGGATTTTGATCTATACGATTTGAAGCGGAGGATTATCGTGATCAGAAAGATCAAGCCCACATCCGGAATTTATCCGCGCAAGGCTGGAACGCCTTCCAGGGAACCGATTCAGTGA
- a CDS encoding alpha/beta fold hydrolase: MKKGSFLYRLVCGSTLALGSMYAFNRFSDLYAGRKHLLHSKPENFFNWKGIRIYYECKGSGEPVLLLHAIHPAASSFEWSDIIDRLSHNHQVYAIDLPGCGRSSKEKLPYSNFVYVELIRDFIHQMAISHPIAVASNLTCAVAVMASAYDPSLFKKMVLISPPTPSSLAEAPDITSNITRFILELPIIGTFIYNITTTRSRIDLAFTEQYFYNPFHDNDDLVDTYYESAHLDRGRGHFLAACIVGRLLNIDISRAVQNLKIPVCLIYGSDSGDADRMIREWSDLNAEIRIEKIEHTRQLPHLEEPNLTSQIIDSFSADFCNRTADDCQ; encoded by the coding sequence GTGAAAAAAGGAAGTTTTCTTTACCGACTTGTTTGCGGCAGTACACTGGCTCTCGGCTCAATGTATGCCTTCAATCGTTTTTCTGATCTTTACGCCGGTCGAAAGCACCTTCTCCATTCGAAACCTGAAAACTTTTTCAATTGGAAGGGAATCAGAATCTATTATGAATGCAAGGGTTCCGGCGAACCTGTACTGCTTCTTCACGCCATTCATCCGGCTGCTTCGTCGTTTGAATGGTCTGATATAATAGACCGGTTATCACATAATCATCAGGTATATGCCATTGATCTGCCCGGTTGCGGAAGATCTTCAAAGGAAAAGCTGCCGTATTCTAATTTTGTCTATGTCGAACTGATTCGCGATTTCATCCACCAGATGGCAATTTCACATCCAATTGCTGTGGCTTCAAATCTCACCTGTGCAGTTGCTGTGATGGCCTCTGCCTATGACCCTTCACTTTTCAAAAAAATGGTCCTTATTTCACCACCGACGCCTTCTTCACTCGCGGAAGCACCGGACATAACTTCGAACATTACCCGTTTTATTCTTGAGCTTCCGATCATTGGAACGTTCATTTATAATATAACGACAACCCGCTCCCGAATCGATCTGGCTTTTACCGAGCAGTATTTTTATAACCCGTTCCATGATAACGATGATCTCGTTGACACTTACTATGAGAGTGCTCATCTTGACAGAGGCCGGGGCCATTTTCTTGCCGCCTGTATTGTCGGAAGACTTCTGAACATAGACATCTCTCGCGCAGTCCAGAACCTGAAAATTCCGGTCTGTCTCATATACGGGTCAGACTCTGGCGATGCTGACCGGATGATCCGTGAATGGTCTGATTTGAACGCAGAAATTCGCATTGAAAAAATTGAGCATACGAGACAGCTGCCTCATCTGGAAGAGCCCAATCTGACCTCACAGATCATTGACAGCTTCAGCGCCGATTTCTGTAATCGGACAGCAGACGACTGCCAGTAA
- a CDS encoding transposase: MLNIKNAVVESHGIYNDQDGVTHIRIKARPNVWHKNDCPFCGRHCQGYDQPTKKPKVRRGLDWGGILVEIEYSTHRVCCPKHGVVTAAVPWAYPGSSFTKEFDLTVTWLAKYLPRSAVANFMRIDWQTVGSCISRSLHDLEPERSRRLDGLVRIGIDETSYHKGHKYITVIVNHDTNTVVWVADSHGRSVLEQFYKTLTDEQLASIKVVTGGDARWITDCVNEFTPDCERCVDPFHVVEWAMEALDEVRRDRGRAAYEKASSLLQKTRGNAAVRSQLTRLLKR, translated from the coding sequence ATGCTCAATATCAAGAACGCTGTTGTAGAATCCCACGGTATTTACAACGATCAGGATGGCGTGACCCATATCCGCATCAAGGCCCGTCCGAATGTCTGGCATAAAAATGACTGCCCCTTCTGTGGCAGACACTGTCAGGGATATGACCAGCCAACGAAAAAACCAAAGGTGAGGAGAGGACTGGACTGGGGCGGCATCCTGGTAGAGATTGAATACTCTACACACAGAGTCTGCTGTCCGAAGCATGGTGTTGTCACGGCTGCAGTTCCGTGGGCTTATCCCGGGAGCAGCTTTACAAAAGAGTTTGACCTGACCGTCACCTGGCTCGCGAAATACCTGCCCAGAAGCGCCGTGGCAAACTTCATGCGCATCGACTGGCAGACAGTCGGAAGTTGTATCTCCAGAAGTCTGCATGACCTTGAACCGGAACGTTCCAGACGGCTGGATGGCCTTGTCCGCATCGGTATCGATGAAACCAGCTACCACAAGGGGCATAAGTACATCACCGTCATCGTTAACCACGACACCAATACCGTTGTCTGGGTGGCTGACAGCCACGGCAGGTCGGTTCTCGAGCAGTTCTACAAGACTCTGACGGACGAGCAGCTGGCCAGTATCAAGGTCGTCACCGGCGGCGATGCACGCTGGATCACTGACTGTGTAAACGAGTTTACTCCGGACTGCGAGCGCTGCGTTGATCCTTTTCATGTGGTTGAATGGGCCATGGAAGCTCTGGACGAGGTCCGCAGGGATCGCGGGCGCGCCGCTTATGAGAAGGCAAGCAGCTTGCTGCAGAAAACCCGCGGAAACGCGGCCGTCCGAAGTCAGCTGACAAGGCTGCTGAAAAGGTAA
- a CDS encoding ISL3 family transposase, whose translation MIPCCLYGFHNTETTVHEAVSGRKVFCYHGTLDVPPEETVCPECGARMHVNQHPEITLRHLCIGGNLSSVVFPHNQFRCPECGGTHSQFISFKADGHRITEELYQYTRDLLAHGTYTLKQVSEITGLGKNVVKAIDKKRLQDAYTIDGKKLRKPEHKAKFLGIDEFKLHNGHRYATHIIDMERGHVLWIGHGKKKQVVYDFIDHVGMEWMESVEAVACDMNSDFQEAFEERCEWIQPVFDYFHIVKNFNDKVVSEVRRDEQRRLTEEGNLEAARALKRTRYILTSSRSTLQRKDQEASEGKVLSKGGGLFNKEEVIRKSGYEAKYDALLAENELLFTLDLIKEKLSEAYRQTSEVVMAEMMTETIDICFATGNRHLRWFGRLIENHFEGIIAHATYRISAGKIEGLNNKIKTLRRQGYGYPDDEYFFLKIFDISRRDYDRNPASHRKCD comes from the coding sequence ATGATTCCGTGCTGCCTGTATGGCTTCCATAATACGGAGACTACCGTTCATGAAGCGGTATCCGGCAGAAAAGTCTTCTGCTACCACGGTACGCTGGATGTCCCTCCGGAAGAAACGGTCTGTCCGGAGTGCGGCGCGAGGATGCATGTGAACCAGCATCCGGAGATCACTCTGCGGCATCTTTGCATCGGCGGGAATCTCTCCAGTGTTGTGTTTCCGCATAACCAGTTTCGGTGTCCGGAATGCGGCGGGACACATTCCCAGTTCATCTCTTTTAAAGCGGATGGGCACCGGATCACGGAAGAACTGTACCAGTACACCCGGGATCTTTTGGCTCATGGAACATATACACTCAAGCAGGTTTCCGAGATCACCGGCCTTGGGAAAAACGTTGTCAAGGCAATCGATAAAAAGCGCCTGCAGGATGCGTATACGATTGACGGCAAAAAGCTGCGTAAGCCGGAACATAAGGCAAAGTTTCTTGGTATCGATGAGTTCAAGCTGCATAACGGGCACCGCTACGCTACGCACATCATCGACATGGAGCGCGGCCACGTCCTCTGGATCGGCCACGGCAAGAAGAAGCAGGTCGTCTACGACTTCATTGACCATGTCGGGATGGAGTGGATGGAAAGCGTAGAAGCTGTCGCCTGCGACATGAATTCCGATTTCCAGGAGGCCTTCGAGGAGCGCTGCGAATGGATCCAGCCGGTATTCGACTACTTCCACATCGTCAAAAACTTCAATGATAAGGTGGTCAGCGAAGTCCGGCGCGATGAGCAGAGACGGCTCACTGAAGAAGGAAACCTCGAAGCAGCCAGGGCACTCAAGCGCACCCGCTATATCCTTACGTCCAGCCGCTCGACCCTTCAGCGGAAGGATCAGGAAGCATCTGAGGGCAAAGTGTTGTCAAAGGGCGGCGGTCTCTTCAATAAGGAAGAGGTCATCCGGAAGTCCGGATATGAGGCAAAGTATGACGCGCTCCTTGCGGAAAACGAGCTCCTGTTCACGCTGGATCTCATCAAGGAGAAACTCAGCGAGGCGTACCGGCAGACCAGTGAAGTAGTCATGGCGGAGATGATGACTGAGACCATAGATATCTGCTTCGCCACAGGGAACAGACATCTGCGGTGGTTCGGCCGCCTGATTGAAAACCACTTTGAAGGTATCATTGCCCATGCGACTTACCGGATCTCAGCCGGAAAGATCGAAGGACTGAACAACAAGATCAAAACACTCAGGCGGCAGGGCTATGGCTATCCAGATGACGAATACTTCTTCCTGAAGATCTTCGACATCAGCCGTCGGGACTATGACCGGAACCCTGCATCACACAGAAAATGTGACTGA